The genomic DNA AGGGGACGCGCAGGATAGCTCTGGCCGGCCTCATGTGTGTCGTGGGGATTGGGTGCGTGATGGCGCCCCAGCTCCCTCTGCAAGATCCAGATCAAACGTATCAACGACTCACTGAGGACATCCATCGGCGTCCGTATGATCCGCCTCCGCGACACAAAGCACTAACCGGAATACCTGGGGAGGATTTCTCTGTCACGGAGGGAAGCCTTGATCTGGGCAACGAGAATCTTGGTTCCGGCGGGGATCGGGTGGCTCGCACGGATGCCGATCGGTCCCCGGAGCACGGCCCTCCCGGTGCCCCAGCTCCCGGGCGATCGCAGTCACGCCGACAGGAGTCTCGCCCCGGCGGGCAGGCACCAAATCCCGCGGGCGCGCCGCTGTTGGCGCTCTTGACGGTCCCCAGCGCGGGCCACGTAGGGGACGAGGTGACGGTCAACGTGGTGGTAACCGGGGTTGAACGTCTGTACTCCGCGCCGTTCTACCTGTCTTATAACCCTTCGGTTCTGGAACTCACGAAAGTAACCCAGGGCGAGTTCTTAAAGCAGGATGGCCAGCAGACAGCCTTTCTCCACGCCAATCACGCGGAGATGGGGCGAGTCATGATCGGTCTGTCCCGACTCGGACAGGTCGACGGCATCACGGGAGCGGGGGTACTCGTCTCGATAACGTTTCTGGCCAAGGCTCCCGGAATCGGAACGTTTGCGGTCCACGAGGCCGATTTCCGCAACACCGCCATGGAGGCTATTGCGACTCAGGTTGCGTCAACCGCGATCAGGGTGGCTGACTGACTCCAAGCGATCGGACGAAACGCCCCAGATCACCTATGCTGCGTGCAGGATCAGACAAGCCACCGTGCTTCAAAGGATCACCAGACCACGACCCGCTCCGCTTCCCAGATCAGTTCCAATAGGCGTTCGTCATCGATGAGGGGATGGGGTGTGTCGACGCCGCGTGTCTGGGCGTCGGTTGCAAGAGATGAGACGGTCGGGGCCCGGTCTTGCATTGCAACAGCGTGCTCGGGCGCTCTCTGCCATAGCTCCCGCGTGGTCGGCATCGACACGTCATTTGAGATGCTCGCGATTGCCCGCGAAAAGTTTCGTGCGGCTCGTCTTCCTGGTTCATGGGTATACGGCTCGGCCGAGTCGCTCCCCCTGCGGTCAGCAAGTGCCGACCTCGCCGTGGCCGTCGCAACCCCAACGGAATCAAGGCCTGGATCAGCGCCACCTTCGCGTCCACCGCCTCCAAGTCCCACGCGACCTCGGGGATCGTCTTGCAGTTTCCGATCGACTTCGCTACTGTCCGTTTCACGCGGCTCCTCCTTTTACGCACGAGGAAGATCGTTGCACCTTCTGGCCCGAACCGGGCTGGCCGATCCCGATCCCGCGATCCGAAAACGCATGCGGTCCACTACCCTGAGAAGCGGACGCTTCCAGGAGGGGAGACGGACCCGACCGGGATGGAGATCGATTTGTGGGTTCGTTCAAAGGAAACCAACAACAAGAACTTTCCACCGTATGAAGTGTTTCTCCATCTTTATTGGGATGAAGTGACCTGGCGGTAACAGGAGGAAGACATGAAACTGAAAATTTGCCTTCACACAACCGCAGCGGTCGCCCTGACAGCGCTGCTCCTTGTGTTCTCATCCATGGTCGGGGCGCAGGAAGAGCACGCCGTAGTCCCAAAGGACAGCGCCGCGGCCAGGTGGACCTTTGATGATGTCGAGGCCGGCAAACTTCCCAGGGGGTGGAAAGCCGAGGGCACGAATCAGCGTGGGCCGGTGGCGAGGTGGGTCGTCAAGGCGGACGCGGACGCACCGTCGAAACCGAACGTGCTCGCGCTCACGGACGCGAAAGAGGGTTGGGGCGGTACGTTTAATCTTCTCTGGATGGACAAGATGAAATTCAAGGACGGCGTGATCGAGGTCAAGGTCAAAGCGGGGACCGGCCGCGAAGATCAGGGCGGCGGTCCGATCTGGCGGGTCCAGGACAAGGACACCTACTACATCGCCCGCTGGAACCCGCTGGAAGACAACTTTCGCCTCTACTACGTCAAGGATGGCGCCCGCAAAACGCTCGAGGACGCCAAGGTCAAGGCTGACCCTGCAAGATGGCACACAATTCGGATCGAACAGAGTGGCGATGAGATCAAGTGCTCTTTCGATGGCAAGGAGCTCATGAAGACCCGGGACGCCACGTTTCCCGGCGCCGGCGGCGTTGGCCTCTGGACCAAGGCGGATGCGCTGACCTCGTTCGACGATCTGATCGTGAGCCGGACGCCATGAAATGGGATCGGGTGGCCTGTGAAGGGAGACCACGCCCGTGACTGAACGCGCAGAACGAATTGGGCCGCGGATCAAGATCCTTGGCGCAGCCCTCTTGCTGCTGGGCGCGGTCGCTCTGGCGTGGTTCCTGCGCGGAGGCGGAGCGGACCGGCTCGTCGTGGTCTACACGTCGGTCGATCAGGTCTTCTCCGAACCGGTGCTCCGGCGCTTCGAGGAGAAGACCGGCGTCCGCGTGCGCGCCGTCTACGACACCGAGGAGACCAAGAGCACCGGCGTCCTCAACCGCTTGATCGCCGAAGCGCAGAATCCCCAGGCCGACGTGTTCTGGTCGGGCGACCCGGTTCGTCCTTTTCTGCTCGTCGATCGTGGTCTCGTCGAACCCTATGTGTCGCCACAAGCGCTGGAAATCCCCCAGGGTTTCAAGGCGGCCGACGGAACCTGGACCGGCTTTGCGGCCCGTGCGCGTGTGTTGCTGGTGAACCGGGAGCGGCTCGGCGGTCGCCCCATTCCGCGCTCGGTGGAGGATCTTGCCGACCCGCGCTGGCGAGGAGAGGCGGCTATGGCCAACCCGGTCTTCGGAACGACCACAATGCACGCGGCGGCGTGGTTCAGCATGTGGGGCGAGGAAGAGGCCAAGGCGTTCCTCACCGCGATCAGGGAGAATCAGGGCAAGATTACCAGTTCAAATGGCGAGGTGAAGCGCTTGGTAGTCGCCGGAGAGGTCACGTTCGGCTTGACGGATACGGATGACGCCTTCGTCGCCATTCAATCCGGAGCACCGGTTGAGGTGGTCTACCCGGATCAGGACGGCATGGGCACGCTGGTGATGCCGACGGTCGTCCTGTTGATCCGCGGCGGGCCGAACCCCGAACCGGCCCGGCGGTTGATCGATTACCTGCTTTCCGCCGAGGCCGAGACGATGCTGGCTGAGTCGGCGGCCCATATGCCGCTTCGGCCTGATGTCGCTCACCCCGAGCCTGTTCGTGCCGCCAGAGAGCTTCGATCCATGACGGTCGACTACGCGGACGTTGCCAAGCGAATGGAGGAGATCCAGCCCTGGCTGCGGAGGTGGTCCGGACTATGACACTCGCTGCGAAACGATGGCAACAGCACGCGATCATCGGTGGAGTGGGGGCGCTCTTCGCCGTTTTGGCCCTTCTTCCTCTTGCCTGGCCTCTCATCGGTCTCCTGAGGAGGGAGCCGGGCGAGGTCCTCCAAGGCATGGAAGTGTTCGGGTCGTCGAGGCCTTGGGTCCTCTTGGCACGCTCGCTCGGGCTGTCCGGCGCTGTCGTGATCGGCGCGCTTGTCATCGGAACGCCGATGGGACTTCTCGTGGCGAGGACGGACCTCGCGGGGCGGCGGGTGCTCCTCTTTGCTCACGGGTTTCCCATGTTCCTGCCCCCGTTCCTGCTGGCGCTCGGGTGGTTTTATCTCTTGGGTCGGCAGGGGTTTCTCGGGAGTGAGACCTCGGCCAGCCTGCTGTTTCACCCGCTTGGTCACGTGGCCGTCCTGAGCCTCGCGTTCGCACCGGTGGTCACGGCACTGGTCGTCTTGGGCCTCTGGAACCTCGATCCAAACCTGGAAGAGGCGGCCCGGGTCGTGGCCCGTCCGGCACGCGTGGCAATCGGCATCCTGTTGCCGGCGGTGTGGCCGTCGGTCGCCCTGGCGGGAATCCTGGTCTTCGCGCTGGCGTTCTCGGAGCTCGGCGTGCCGATGTTCCTGCGCGTCGATGTCTACCCCGCCGCTGTCTTCTCGCGCCTGGGCGGAATCGACTACGACCCGGGTGAAGCCTTTCTCCTGGCCTTGCCTCTCGTCCCGGTCGCGGTGGCGATGGTGGTTCTCGAGCGCCGGCTCTTTCGCAAGCGCCCGCTCGACGTCCTCGGGCTGCGGCACAGGAGTCGGGAGCCGCTCCCGCTTGGAGCCTGGCGTGGAATCCTCTCGGCCGCCTGCTGGGGGCTCGCGTTGCTGTCGCTTCTGCCGCTGGCCGCCCTGGCGGTGAGGGCCGGGACCGGCGGAGGTTTCGCGCAGATCGGCCGCTGGGTGGGTGGCGGCCTCTTCAACAGCCTGCTGGGGTCGGGGCTCGCCGCCACCGCGATCGTGGGCATTGGCGCGATCCTCGGCCACGGCTACGCGCGCAGGCTTCCCGCCTCGCGGTTCCTGGATCTGGTGGGCGTCCTCGCCTTTGTGGCGCCGGCGGTCTTGCTCGGTGTCGGTCTCATCGCGCTCTGGAACCGCCCGGACACCCGGTTCATCTACGGAGGCATCGGCATCATTGTGGTCGGGTACGTCGCCCGGTACGCCATGATCGGGATACGCACGATGGCCGTGGCCGTGGCGCAGAGTCCGCTCTCCCTGGAACAGGCCGCGTCGGCATTCGGAGCGGGGTTCGCGCGGCGGCTCATGACCATCGTGTTACCGCTCCATCGCCGCGCGCTGATGGCCGCCTGGCTTCTGGCCGTGGTCTTCTGCCTGCGGGACCTGGAAACAGCGGTGCTCTACTACCCTCCCGGGTGGGAGCCGCTGACGGTGCGCATCTTCACCCTCGAGGCGAACGGGCCCGAAGCGGTGGTCGCTGGACTCGCGATCCTCCATGTCGTGATGACGGCGGCCGTGCTGGCTGCCGGCGCGCTGGTTCTGAGCCGGAGGCAGCGGGCGTGAACTCGGCCATATCGCTCGATGGGATTCACTTCAACTACGACGGAAGGTCGGTGTTGTCGGGTCTCAGCCTTCGCGTCGAGAATGGCGAGGTCCTCGCGTTGCTCGGACCATCTGGGTGCGGAAA from Nitrospirota bacterium includes the following:
- a CDS encoding cohesin domain-containing protein; amino-acid sequence: MALLTVPSAGHVGDEVTVNVVVTGVERLYSAPFYLSYNPSVLELTKVTQGEFLKQDGQQTAFLHANHAEMGRVMIGLSRLGQVDGITGAGVLVSITFLAKAPGIGTFAVHEADFRNTAMEAIATQVASTAIRVAD
- a CDS encoding class I SAM-dependent methyltransferase, producing the protein MRGWGVSTPRVWASVARDETVGARSCIATACSGALCHSSRVVGIDTSFEMLAIAREKFRAARLPGSWVYGSAESLPLRSASADLAVAVATPTESRPGSAPPSRPPPPSPTRPRGSSCSFRSTSLLSVSRGSSFYARGRSLHLLARTGLADPDPAIRKRMRSTTLRSGRFQEGRRTRPGWRSICGFVQRKPTTRTFHRMKCFSIFIGMK
- a CDS encoding family 16 glycoside hydrolase; the protein is MKLKICLHTTAAVALTALLLVFSSMVGAQEEHAVVPKDSAAARWTFDDVEAGKLPRGWKAEGTNQRGPVARWVVKADADAPSKPNVLALTDAKEGWGGTFNLLWMDKMKFKDGVIEVKVKAGTGREDQGGGPIWRVQDKDTYYIARWNPLEDNFRLYYVKDGARKTLEDAKVKADPARWHTIRIEQSGDEIKCSFDGKELMKTRDATFPGAGGVGLWTKADALTSFDDLIVSRTP
- a CDS encoding extracellular solute-binding protein — encoded protein: MTERAERIGPRIKILGAALLLLGAVALAWFLRGGGADRLVVVYTSVDQVFSEPVLRRFEEKTGVRVRAVYDTEETKSTGVLNRLIAEAQNPQADVFWSGDPVRPFLLVDRGLVEPYVSPQALEIPQGFKAADGTWTGFAARARVLLVNRERLGGRPIPRSVEDLADPRWRGEAAMANPVFGTTTMHAAAWFSMWGEEEAKAFLTAIRENQGKITSSNGEVKRLVVAGEVTFGLTDTDDAFVAIQSGAPVEVVYPDQDGMGTLVMPTVVLLIRGGPNPEPARRLIDYLLSAEAETMLAESAAHMPLRPDVAHPEPVRAARELRSMTVDYADVAKRMEEIQPWLRRWSGL